One window from the genome of Metabacillus flavus encodes:
- a CDS encoding lysophospholipid acyltransferase family protein has translation MSLYQFGKNLILVLFKPVYRMEVHGRENFPKEGSVLLCSNHIDNLDPPIVGACTPRMVHFMAKEELFKIPVLGKILLKVGAFPVKRGLSDREALRKGLKVLKDGEVLGLFPEGTRSKDGQLGKGLAGAGFFALRSDALVVPCAVIGPYKPFKKVRIYFGKPLDAREYRERKVSADEMTLVIMEQISELLEKHR, from the coding sequence ATGTCCTTATACCAATTTGGGAAAAACCTTATTTTAGTTTTATTTAAGCCAGTATATAGAATGGAAGTACATGGAAGGGAGAACTTTCCGAAAGAAGGCTCTGTCCTTTTATGCAGCAATCACATTGACAATCTTGATCCTCCGATCGTCGGAGCCTGTACACCCCGCATGGTCCATTTCATGGCGAAAGAAGAATTATTTAAAATTCCTGTATTGGGGAAGATCCTGCTCAAGGTCGGAGCTTTTCCGGTGAAAAGGGGATTGAGCGACCGGGAAGCATTGAGAAAAGGATTAAAAGTTTTGAAGGATGGAGAGGTTTTAGGATTGTTTCCTGAGGGAACTAGAAGTAAAGACGGACAGCTTGGAAAAGGACTCGCGGGAGCGGGATTTTTTGCTCTCCGGTCGGATGCTTTGGTTGTTCCGTGCGCGGTAATCGGACCTTATAAACCTTTTAAGAAAGTCCGCATTTATTTTGGCAAACCTCTGGATGCCAGGGAGTACAGAGAGAGAAAAGTCTCTGCTGATGAAATGACATTGGTCATTATGGAACAAATTAGTGAACTGCTCGAAAAACATCGTTAA
- the cmk gene encoding (d)CMP kinase produces MNKRLSVAIDGPAAAGKSTVAKQVARDFSYVYIDTGAMYRALTLTAIRNDKDTENEDELMELLHSMDITLVPEGPNQLVLINGEDVTEEIRTSEISNHVSAVSMHRLVREEMVRRQQKMAESGGVVMDGRDIGTHVLPDADVKVFLLASVEERAKRRYEENLLRGFDSSIDLLAKEIARRDKLDSEREVSPLKKAEDAVEIDTTSLSIGEVVVRIKELMTERL; encoded by the coding sequence ATGAATAAAAGACTATCGGTAGCAATAGATGGACCTGCCGCAGCAGGCAAAAGCACTGTAGCAAAACAAGTAGCCAGGGACTTTTCGTATGTTTATATTGACACAGGAGCCATGTATAGAGCCCTGACGCTAACTGCCATCAGAAATGATAAAGATACAGAAAATGAGGATGAACTGATGGAACTGCTTCATTCTATGGATATTACGCTTGTACCTGAAGGCCCAAATCAGCTTGTTCTGATCAACGGCGAAGATGTTACTGAGGAGATTCGGACGAGCGAAATCAGCAATCACGTTTCAGCTGTGTCCATGCATCGATTAGTACGGGAAGAAATGGTGAGAAGGCAGCAGAAAATGGCTGAATCCGGCGGAGTGGTCATGGATGGACGGGATATCGGGACCCATGTCCTTCCGGATGCAGATGTAAAAGTGTTTCTGCTGGCTTCAGTTGAAGAGCGGGCGAAGCGGAGATATGAAGAAAACCTGCTTAGAGGATTTGATTCAAGCATTGATCTTTTGGCAAAAGAGATTGCCAGAAGAGATAAACTGGATTCCGAAAGAGAGGTTTCCCCGTTAAAGAAAGCAGAGGATGCTGTTGAAATCGATACGACTTCACTCAGTATAGGAGAAGTAGTGGTCCGCATAAAAGAATTAATGACAGAGAGGCTTTGA
- the sleB gene encoding spore cortex-lytic enzyme → MVLLSVTFILTSSYGYLDLPRANAFTQQVIQRGAVGNDVIELQARLQYIGYYHGKIDGVYGWSTYWAVRNFQHDYGLENVDGLVGLTTKQKLVNQSDFNDRFVHTQLAKGKDFTHYGGIPLDKQSGPSKKLRAQMRAKNQGIGQKTAQNQKGGGQKQTAPKENQKQTAQKQKSKNTAVNMPAGYSQNDLQLMANAVYGESRGESYVGQVAVAAVILNRIESPTFPDTAAGVIFEPGAFTAVADGQIWLEPNAQAKKAVLDAINGWDPTESALYYFNPDTATSGWIWGRPQIKKIGKHIFCK, encoded by the coding sequence ATGGTACTTTTATCAGTTACCTTCATTTTAACGTCGTCTTACGGGTACTTAGATCTTCCCAGAGCCAATGCGTTTACTCAGCAGGTCATTCAGCGGGGAGCAGTCGGCAACGACGTAATAGAATTGCAGGCAAGGCTTCAATATATAGGGTATTACCACGGAAAAATCGATGGGGTATATGGATGGAGCACATACTGGGCAGTGAGGAATTTTCAGCACGATTACGGTCTTGAAAACGTAGATGGGCTTGTAGGGCTGACGACAAAGCAAAAGCTCGTCAACCAGTCTGACTTTAATGACCGCTTCGTTCATACCCAGCTGGCTAAAGGGAAAGATTTTACTCATTACGGCGGGATTCCGCTTGATAAACAATCAGGTCCTTCTAAAAAACTCAGAGCTCAAATGAGAGCTAAAAATCAAGGGATTGGCCAAAAGACAGCTCAAAATCAAAAGGGCGGCGGTCAAAAGCAGACAGCCCCAAAAGAAAATCAAAAACAAACCGCACAAAAGCAGAAATCCAAAAACACAGCCGTTAATATGCCAGCTGGATATTCTCAAAATGATCTTCAGCTGATGGCGAATGCTGTATATGGAGAATCACGCGGAGAATCCTATGTTGGACAGGTAGCTGTTGCAGCCGTGATCCTGAACCGCATCGAGAGTCCGACATTTCCGGATACTGCAGCAGGGGTTATTTTCGAACCAGGAGCATTCACAGCGGTTGCTGACGGCCAAATATGGCTTGAACCGAACGCACAGGCAAAGAAAGCGGTTCTGGATGCGATTAACGGATGGGATCCGACAGAGAGCGCTTTGTATTATTTCAATCCTGATACAGCAACAAGCGGATGGATTTGGGGAAGACCGCAAATTAAAAAAATCGGAAAACATATTTTCTGTAAATAA
- a CDS encoding Glu/Leu/Phe/Val family dehydrogenase, with translation MVAEKNTESNHEKHDVLKATQTVIHKALEKLGYPEEVYELLKEPIRMMTVKIPVRMDDGSVKIFTGYRAQHNDAVGPTKGGIRFHPNVTETEVKALSIWMSLKCGIVDLPYGGGKGGIVCDPRDMSFRELERLSRGYVRAISQIVGPTKDIPAPDVFTNSQIMAWMMDEYSRIDEFNSPGFITGKPLVLGGSHGRESATAKGVTICIFEAAKRKGISLEGARVVVQGFGNAGSFLSKFMHDAGAKVVGISDAYGGLYDPDGLDIDYLLDRRDSFGTVTKLFNDTITNKELLELDCDILVPAAIENQITEENANNIRASIVVEAANGPTTLEATQILNDRGILLVPDVLASAGGVTVSYFEWVQNNQGYYWTEEEVEEKLEKVMVKSFNNIYETAQNRRVDMRLAAYMVGVRKTAEASRFRGWI, from the coding sequence ATGGTAGCCGAGAAAAACACCGAGAGTAACCATGAAAAGCATGATGTGTTAAAAGCGACACAAACGGTGATACATAAAGCCCTGGAAAAACTGGGTTATCCTGAAGAAGTTTATGAATTACTTAAAGAACCTATCCGTATGATGACTGTAAAAATCCCTGTGCGAATGGATGATGGATCCGTGAAAATTTTTACGGGGTACCGGGCCCAGCATAATGATGCAGTTGGTCCTACTAAAGGCGGAATCCGTTTCCATCCAAATGTAACAGAAACAGAAGTTAAAGCGCTTTCAATATGGATGAGCTTGAAATGCGGAATTGTTGATCTTCCTTATGGAGGCGGTAAAGGCGGGATCGTCTGCGATCCAAGAGATATGTCCTTTAGAGAGCTTGAGCGTTTAAGCCGTGGCTATGTAAGGGCAATCAGTCAGATTGTTGGACCGACAAAAGATATCCCGGCGCCGGATGTATTTACAAATTCCCAAATTATGGCCTGGATGATGGATGAGTACAGCCGAATCGATGAATTTAACTCTCCGGGATTCATTACTGGAAAACCGCTTGTGCTTGGCGGATCACATGGACGTGAATCTGCGACAGCTAAGGGTGTTACCATTTGTATATTTGAAGCGGCCAAAAGAAAAGGGATTTCCCTTGAAGGGGCACGTGTTGTAGTTCAAGGTTTCGGGAATGCAGGAAGCTTTCTCTCCAAGTTCATGCATGATGCAGGCGCAAAGGTAGTTGGGATATCAGACGCGTACGGCGGCTTGTATGATCCGGATGGCCTTGATATTGATTATTTATTGGATCGGCGGGACAGCTTTGGAACAGTAACGAAGCTATTCAATGATACGATTACGAATAAAGAATTGCTCGAACTGGATTGCGATATCCTTGTTCCTGCTGCAATAGAAAATCAGATTACCGAAGAAAACGCCAATAATATCCGTGCTTCCATTGTAGTCGAGGCAGCAAACGGTCCTACTACACTTGAAGCCACTCAAATCCTGAATGACAGAGGAATCCTCCTTGTGCCGGATGTGCTGGCAAGTGCGGGCGGTGTTACTGTATCTTATTTTGAGTGGGTTCAGAATAACCAAGGCTATTATTGGACAGAAGAAGAAGTCGAAGAAAAGCTCGAAAAAGTTATGGTGAAATCATTCAATAACATTTATGAAACAGCCCAAAACAGAAGAGTAGACATGAGGCTCGCAGCCTACATGGTCGGTGTCCGAAAAACGGCTGAAGCGAGCAGATTCAGAGGCTGGATTTAA
- a CDS encoding genetic competence negative regulator yields the protein MRLERLNYNKIKIFLTIDDLMDRGLTKEDLWKDSFKVHQLFKDMMNEASLELGFEAHGSLAVEVFSLQAQGMVVIVTKSNEDIEEEEEDYADDYIEMQVKLDESIDIVYEFHAFEDLIQLSKALKQIGLSQGAVYFYNQRYFLHLDEYAPAQIETVIAVLAEFGSSTTLTLHRLHEYGKLIMEEEAINQLNKYFQ from the coding sequence ATGCGTTTGGAGCGCCTTAATTATAACAAAATCAAGATATTTCTTACGATTGACGATCTTATGGATCGCGGTCTGACTAAGGAAGACCTTTGGAAGGATTCATTCAAGGTGCATCAGCTCTTCAAGGATATGATGAATGAAGCAAGCCTTGAACTTGGCTTTGAGGCTCACGGATCTCTTGCTGTGGAAGTGTTTTCTCTCCAGGCTCAAGGGATGGTTGTTATTGTTACAAAAAGCAATGAGGATATAGAGGAAGAAGAAGAAGATTATGCAGATGATTATATTGAAATGCAGGTCAAACTCGATGAAAGCATCGATATTGTATACGAATTTCATGCTTTTGAGGACCTGATTCAATTGTCAAAAGCATTGAAACAAATAGGTCTTAGCCAGGGAGCTGTATATTTCTATAATCAGAGATACTTCCTTCATCTTGATGAATATGCTCCTGCTCAAATAGAAACGGTAATTGCTGTATTAGCTGAGTTCGGGAGTTCCACTACGCTTACTCTGCACAGGCTGCATGAGTATGGAAAGCTGATTATGGAAGAAGAAGCGATCAATCAGCTTAATAAATATTTTCAATGA
- a CDS encoding flagellar brake protein: MLEIGNVITLEPLDQSGDVYKCKIVSMDEGTISIDYPLNESTGKTAFIVNGTLLSCLFVASDQNPYKFDTAVMGRRKENIPVILLKKPENRDVLKIQRRQYVRIDSDVNVAVHSPAEAFEPFVTVTSDLSAGGAGIIIPKHAALNEKEQLIVWMALPLQDGTINYVKVESESVRILEDHSGIRKATIKFMNMNETAQQKIVRYCFDQQILHRKKEAAAE; this comes from the coding sequence ATGCTTGAAATAGGGAATGTGATAACACTGGAACCGCTGGATCAGTCTGGCGATGTGTATAAATGCAAAATTGTATCTATGGACGAAGGCACGATCTCAATTGATTATCCTCTTAATGAAAGTACAGGAAAAACAGCCTTTATTGTGAACGGTACACTTCTTTCCTGTCTGTTTGTGGCCTCTGACCAGAATCCTTACAAGTTCGACACAGCCGTTATGGGCAGAAGAAAAGAGAACATTCCCGTTATCCTCCTGAAAAAACCTGAAAATCGAGACGTATTGAAGATACAAAGACGTCAATATGTCCGCATCGATTCAGATGTTAATGTAGCTGTCCACTCTCCTGCTGAAGCCTTTGAACCATTTGTTACCGTCACATCCGATTTAAGTGCCGGAGGAGCAGGTATTATCATTCCGAAGCATGCCGCACTCAATGAGAAAGAGCAGCTTATCGTCTGGATGGCTCTGCCTTTGCAGGATGGTACAATTAACTATGTAAAGGTTGAGTCAGAGTCTGTCCGGATTTTAGAGGATCATTCAGGTATTAGAAAAGCAACCATCAAATTTATGAATATGAATGAGACAGCACAGCAGAAAATTGTCCGTTATTGTTTTGATCAGCAAATTCTTCATAGGAAAAAAGAAGCTGCCGCTGAATAA
- the prsW gene encoding glutamic-type intramembrane protease PrsW — MIAAVSAGIAPGLAILCYFYLKDQFETEPIYMVVRAFIFGMVLVFPLMFIQYIMDAEKVFSNDFIRIFFAYGFLEEFFKWFIFIAAIYPHVHFDEHYDGIVYGSAVSLGFATLENILFLFANGLEFAMGRAFFPVSSHALFGVIMGYYLGKSKFTQNPKDKKKWLVFSLIMPVVLHGFYDYILFTYKFWPVIMLPFMLILWWFALHKAKQARLARHI, encoded by the coding sequence ATGATTGCGGCAGTATCTGCAGGAATTGCCCCTGGTCTGGCAATATTATGCTATTTTTACCTGAAAGACCAATTTGAAACAGAGCCTATATACATGGTGGTTCGCGCATTTATTTTCGGTATGGTTCTTGTTTTTCCTCTTATGTTTATACAATACATAATGGATGCAGAAAAAGTATTTTCAAACGATTTTATCCGCATCTTTTTTGCATACGGCTTTTTAGAAGAATTTTTTAAATGGTTCATCTTCATTGCAGCCATCTATCCGCATGTGCATTTTGACGAACATTACGATGGAATTGTATACGGAAGCGCGGTTTCATTAGGATTTGCTACACTTGAAAACATTTTGTTTCTTTTTGCCAATGGTCTGGAATTTGCAATGGGAAGAGCTTTTTTCCCTGTATCAAGCCATGCTTTGTTTGGGGTCATCATGGGTTATTACCTTGGTAAAAGTAAATTTACCCAGAATCCAAAAGATAAAAAGAAATGGCTGGTGTTCAGCTTAATAATGCCGGTTGTTCTTCATGGGTTTTATGATTACATATTATTCACTTACAAATTCTGGCCTGTGATCATGCTGCCATTTATGCTGATTCTTTGGTGGTTTGCTTTGCATAAAGCCAAGCAGGCAAGGCTTGCCAGACATATATAA
- the ypeB gene encoding germination protein YpeB produces MIRGIIIAFLAIGVIGTGYWGYKEHQEKNAVLIHAENNYQRAFHDLSYQMDQLHDKIGTTLAMNSRESLSPALAEVWRITSEAHNDVGQLPLTLLPFNKTEEFLASIGDFSYRAAIRDLENKPLSKDEYSSLQALYEKSADIQNELRNVQHMVIDKNLRWMDVELALASGKKQQDNTIVDGFKSVENNVSAYSETDFGPGFTSMKTAEKGFEQLKGNDITPEQAKQRAKEFASTDVDKLKVTQSGKGAGFEFYSVSMYDKKHKADLYMDITKKGGYPIWLIQSRKVKEENISLNDASNNAVSFLKEHGFEAEDLVLNESAQYDSIGVFSYVPNENGVLLYPDTLKIKVALDDGQIIGFSAKDFLAAHRKRQIPKPGLKEEQAREKINQKVMVQESRLAVITNELGEEVLCYEFLGTIDDDTYRMFINASTGMEEKVEKLKNAEPIFNEV; encoded by the coding sequence GTGATACGCGGAATCATCATTGCGTTTCTGGCAATCGGCGTTATTGGAACCGGCTATTGGGGCTACAAAGAGCATCAGGAAAAAAACGCGGTTCTTATTCATGCAGAGAACAATTATCAGCGTGCGTTCCATGATTTATCCTATCAAATGGATCAGCTTCATGACAAAATCGGTACGACCCTGGCCATGAATTCGAGAGAATCCCTTTCGCCTGCATTAGCAGAGGTATGGAGAATTACTTCAGAGGCTCATAATGATGTCGGTCAGCTTCCGCTGACGCTCCTTCCGTTTAATAAGACAGAAGAATTCCTGGCAAGTATAGGAGATTTCAGCTACAGAGCTGCGATTAGAGACCTGGAAAATAAACCTTTATCGAAGGATGAATATTCATCTCTTCAAGCGCTTTATGAAAAATCTGCTGATATTCAAAATGAGCTCAGAAACGTTCAGCATATGGTTATTGATAAAAATCTGCGCTGGATGGATGTAGAACTGGCATTGGCATCAGGTAAAAAGCAGCAGGACAATACCATAGTCGATGGATTCAAATCTGTAGAAAATAACGTAAGTGCATACTCGGAAACGGATTTTGGACCAGGCTTCACTTCTATGAAAACTGCTGAAAAAGGGTTTGAACAGCTTAAGGGCAATGACATTACACCCGAGCAGGCGAAGCAAAGAGCAAAAGAATTTGCATCCACTGATGTAGACAAATTAAAGGTAACACAAAGCGGAAAGGGAGCCGGCTTCGAATTTTACAGTGTATCCATGTACGATAAAAAGCATAAAGCGGATCTGTATATGGATATTACGAAAAAAGGAGGCTATCCAATCTGGCTGATCCAAAGCAGAAAGGTAAAAGAGGAAAACATCAGCTTGAATGACGCATCAAATAATGCTGTATCCTTTTTGAAAGAGCATGGATTCGAAGCGGAAGACCTGGTTTTGAATGAGAGTGCGCAATATGATTCAATCGGTGTTTTCTCATATGTTCCAAATGAGAATGGAGTTCTGCTTTACCCGGATACCCTGAAAATCAAAGTAGCTTTGGATGACGGTCAAATTATCGGATTTTCTGCAAAAGATTTTCTTGCCGCCCATAGAAAAAGACAAATCCCTAAACCTGGATTAAAGGAAGAGCAGGCGAGGGAGAAAATCAATCAGAAAGTCATGGTGCAGGAAAGCAGGCTTGCTGTTATTACAAATGAGCTTGGTGAAGAAGTCCTATGTTATGAATTCCTCGGAACCATTGATGATGATACGTACAGAATGTTTATTAACGCCAGTACGGGAATGGAAGAAAAGGTGGAAAAGCTAAAAAATGCGGAGCCTATTTTTAATGAAGTGTAA
- a CDS encoding asparaginase has product MKKKVLLLTTGGTIASKEISEGLLSSGELSGEELAALCRLPEDIEVKVIDVMQLPSMHITMEKMASLKEVIEKEFQDSQVSGIVVTHGTDCLEETSYFLDLTIKDQRPVVITGSQKAPHDVGTDVYSNLRNSIYAAANDSLADAGAVVVFNERIYSAKYVKKVHASNLQGFESFGYGYMGIIDNDRVFIYQKPIRRDQHQLVRKFPRVDIIKSHTGQDGLFIQASVQAGAKGIVIEGVGRGQVTPFMVPAIEEAIKAGVTVVVTTSAEEGKVHPTYSYAGSAEDLQQKGVLLGGDYDSKKARIKLGVLLSSKGSANQEDFENF; this is encoded by the coding sequence ATGAAGAAAAAAGTACTTCTTTTAACAACCGGCGGGACGATTGCCAGCAAGGAAATATCCGAAGGTCTTCTTTCATCAGGAGAGCTTTCTGGTGAAGAACTTGCTGCTCTTTGCAGACTTCCTGAAGATATTGAAGTGAAGGTAATAGATGTTATGCAGCTTCCAAGTATGCACATTACGATGGAGAAAATGGCTTCGCTAAAAGAAGTAATTGAAAAGGAATTTCAAGATTCTCAAGTCTCAGGCATCGTAGTTACCCATGGAACGGACTGCTTGGAGGAAACATCTTATTTTCTGGACTTGACGATTAAAGATCAGAGGCCGGTTGTGATAACAGGGTCACAGAAGGCTCCTCATGACGTAGGTACGGACGTTTATTCGAATTTGCGGAATTCAATTTATGCAGCGGCAAACGATTCTCTCGCGGATGCAGGTGCGGTTGTTGTATTTAATGAAAGAATCTATTCCGCTAAATATGTGAAAAAGGTACATGCGTCAAATCTCCAGGGCTTTGAATCGTTCGGCTATGGTTATATGGGAATTATTGATAATGACCGGGTTTTCATTTACCAAAAACCGATTCGCAGAGACCAGCATCAGCTCGTTCGGAAGTTTCCGCGTGTCGATATTATTAAATCCCATACAGGACAGGATGGTTTGTTTATTCAAGCTTCTGTTCAGGCAGGTGCTAAAGGAATTGTAATTGAAGGTGTAGGCAGAGGGCAAGTCACTCCTTTCATGGTTCCAGCAATCGAAGAGGCCATCAAAGCAGGTGTAACCGTTGTCGTTACGACAAGTGCAGAAGAGGGGAAAGTGCATCCAACGTACAGTTATGCTGGAAGTGCAGAGGATCTTCAGCAAAAAGGTGTATTGCTTGGCGGAGACTATGACAGCAAAAAAGCGCGAATCAAGCTGGGAGTTTTACTTTCTAGTAAAGGATCGGCGAATCAGGAAGATTTTGAGAATTTCTAA
- a CDS encoding metallophosphoesterase, whose product MSSILIFFTKANERKSGDYVIYLFAGACLVLIMTAIMFMKAHGNRMDRQKLQYSDFPYDHGELNMLFISDIHRRRVSEKLLAKMPKKPDLICIGGDLTEKGVPLERIRRNVRRLGEEGPVVMVLGNNDPESDILKLKRLLKQERVKLLENQAFSIPSKSGKNISLLGVSEMKFGWDKLDLALNDSKNADFRILLCHNPDIDKQIKEETGIRLVLSGHTHGGQIRLLGFGLYEKGKLHKKTYGAQLISNGYGTTQLPLRLGAPAEAHFITITADKVD is encoded by the coding sequence ATGAGTTCGATATTAATCTTTTTTACGAAAGCAAATGAGCGGAAATCAGGTGATTACGTGATATATCTATTTGCTGGAGCTTGTCTGGTCCTTATAATGACAGCGATTATGTTTATGAAGGCTCATGGAAATCGAATGGATAGACAAAAGCTCCAATATAGCGATTTTCCTTACGATCATGGCGAATTGAATATGCTCTTTATTTCAGATATCCATAGAAGAAGGGTTTCAGAGAAACTGCTTGCTAAAATGCCAAAGAAACCGGATCTGATTTGCATTGGGGGAGATCTGACGGAAAAAGGAGTACCGTTGGAAAGGATTCGCCGAAATGTACGGAGATTAGGAGAAGAAGGACCCGTTGTTATGGTCTTGGGAAATAATGACCCTGAGTCTGATATTCTGAAACTGAAACGGTTATTGAAACAGGAGCGTGTTAAGCTCCTTGAAAATCAAGCGTTCTCTATTCCTTCAAAATCCGGAAAAAATATTAGTCTTCTAGGCGTTAGTGAAATGAAATTCGGGTGGGACAAGCTTGACCTGGCATTAAATGACTCAAAAAATGCAGATTTCCGGATTCTGCTTTGCCATAACCCTGATATTGATAAACAAATAAAAGAAGAGACCGGAATCCGGCTTGTTTTATCAGGCCATACCCACGGCGGACAAATAAGGCTGCTTGGATTCGGACTATATGAAAAAGGAAAACTACATAAAAAAACATACGGTGCCCAGCTGATCAGCAATGGATATGGGACCACCCAGCTCCCTCTCCGGTTAGGTGCACCTGCAGAAGCCCACTTCATCACGATTACAGCAGATAAAGTTGATTAA
- a CDS encoding MerR family transcriptional regulator, whose product MPNPEEGKYNIKAVSKMLGIQPGTLRAWERRYQMIAPVRNESGHRLYTEDHIRILKWLINKVNKGFSISQAVNLLENTGLPVNEGMIEPEQTADRSVELMDDLLKALLSFDENLAHELMNRAFSLYSIDKVMIDILGSVLAKVGDLWEQGKITTAHEHFATAFLRSRIGMILHTLPVNGLLPKVIAVCGPGEWHEMGLLIFTLFLRRRGFEVIYLGSSIAEDDLPIVLEEVHPKFLFLACTLEENIDRTLKTVDALKEKFPDLQVGLGGGAFQFMDEEKKRIYKNCLLGASNHEWEIWLKEKLAM is encoded by the coding sequence ATGCCGAATCCAGAAGAAGGTAAATATAATATTAAAGCTGTTTCAAAAATGCTTGGCATTCAGCCTGGAACGCTCCGGGCATGGGAGAGACGATACCAAATGATCGCTCCGGTCCGGAATGAATCTGGACACAGATTGTATACAGAAGACCACATTCGGATTCTGAAATGGCTGATCAACAAAGTGAATAAAGGATTTTCCATCAGTCAGGCTGTTAACTTACTTGAAAATACAGGCCTTCCGGTTAATGAAGGAATGATTGAACCTGAACAGACTGCAGACCGTTCTGTTGAACTTATGGACGATTTGCTTAAAGCACTGCTTTCTTTTGATGAGAATCTGGCACATGAACTGATGAACCGTGCGTTCAGCCTTTATTCCATTGATAAAGTGATGATTGATATTCTCGGGTCTGTACTGGCCAAGGTGGGAGATTTATGGGAGCAGGGAAAGATTACAACGGCACATGAACATTTCGCTACAGCCTTCCTGCGCTCAAGGATTGGAATGATCCTTCATACTTTGCCAGTGAATGGTCTCCTGCCAAAGGTCATCGCTGTTTGCGGACCGGGAGAATGGCATGAAATGGGGCTGCTGATTTTTACCCTCTTCCTCCGCAGAAGAGGTTTTGAAGTGATCTATCTAGGATCCAGTATCGCAGAGGACGACCTTCCAATTGTTTTGGAAGAGGTGCATCCTAAATTTTTATTTCTGGCTTGCACGCTTGAAGAGAATATAGATCGGACGCTTAAAACCGTTGATGCACTGAAAGAGAAATTTCCCGATTTACAGGTGGGGCTTGGTGGAGGGGCGTTTCAGTTTATGGACGAAGAAAAGAAGCGCATTTATAAGAATTGTCTGCTCGGAGCATCAAATCATGAATGGGAAATATGGCTGAAGGAAAAGCTTGCGATGTAG
- a CDS encoding DUF5359 family protein, which translates to MKRAERMLMRLIIFHLAALIAAQAIMQQPAIKPYVSKAIRYEGVNRQTVSEWLETFK; encoded by the coding sequence ATGAAACGAGCAGAAAGAATGTTAATGAGATTGATTATTTTTCATCTGGCTGCATTAATTGCTGCACAGGCAATCATGCAGCAGCCCGCGATCAAACCGTATGTTTCCAAAGCAATCAGATATGAGGGCGTGAACAGGCAGACAGTCAGTGAATGGCTGGAAACTTTTAAATAA
- a CDS encoding YpdA family putative bacillithiol disulfide reductase has product MRNEKALIVGGGPCGLAAAIALKDIGIDPLVIEKGNIVNAIYHYPTHQTFFSSSEKLEIGDVAFITENRKPVRNQALAYYRSVVKRKNIRVQPFEKVERVEKMENGSFAVETSKERYRADHVIIATGYYDHPNYMNIPGENLPKVFHYFTEGHPYFDQDVTVIGGKNSSVDAALELVKAGARVTVLYRGDVYSKSVKPWILPEFEALVRNGAITMEFGACATEITENEIIYTVGTEIKRIKNDFVFAMTGYHPDHQFLKNMGIEVDEESGRPIYSPETMETNIEGLYIAGVLAAGNNANEIFIENGRFHGGLIAENIKKGEGK; this is encoded by the coding sequence ATGCGAAATGAAAAAGCTTTAATTGTCGGCGGAGGTCCATGCGGATTAGCTGCTGCTATAGCATTAAAAGATATTGGGATCGACCCGCTTGTGATTGAGAAAGGGAACATTGTGAATGCCATTTATCATTATCCAACCCATCAGACATTTTTCAGCTCAAGCGAAAAGCTTGAAATTGGAGATGTCGCTTTTATTACGGAAAACCGCAAGCCGGTTCGAAATCAGGCACTTGCTTATTACCGGTCGGTGGTAAAGAGAAAAAACATTCGCGTTCAGCCGTTTGAAAAAGTAGAGCGTGTAGAGAAGATGGAGAACGGATCCTTCGCTGTGGAGACTTCTAAAGAAAGATATAGAGCAGATCATGTCATTATTGCTACAGGTTATTATGACCATCCCAACTATATGAACATCCCCGGTGAGAATCTGCCGAAGGTTTTTCACTATTTTACTGAAGGGCATCCTTATTTTGACCAGGACGTAACCGTCATCGGCGGGAAAAATTCCAGTGTTGATGCAGCCTTGGAACTTGTAAAAGCAGGGGCAAGAGTAACGGTTTTATATAGAGGCGATGTGTATTCAAAAAGTGTCAAGCCATGGATTTTGCCTGAATTTGAAGCACTCGTCCGTAATGGTGCGATTACGATGGAATTTGGGGCATGTGCAACAGAAATTACTGAAAACGAAATTATATACACGGTGGGAACTGAGATTAAAAGGATTAAAAATGATTTTGTTTTCGCCATGACAGGCTATCATCCGGATCATCAATTTTTAAAAAATATGGGCATTGAAGTGGATGAGGAATCTGGAAGGCCTATTTACAGTCCGGAGACAATGGAGACGAATATAGAGGGCCTCTATATTGCTGGAGTATTGGCGGCAGGCAACAACGCTAATGAGATTTTCATAGAAAACGGAAGATTCCACGGGGGCCTTATTGCTGAAAATATAAAAAAGGGGGAAGGGAAATGA